A section of the Pseudomonas tritici genome encodes:
- the etfA gene encoding electron transfer flavoprotein subunit alpha produces the protein MSDIIRRDPRAEWIARNRLHPLHAAMQPVQHSWMGPNGVIRKNVHGVGFIGPNGIKRIDRSGAQQGGAAKRTAAVEVQLPLHQVPAPAFYINVVPDMVGGRLSSHDRDLLGLARQLAGSDGAVLAVVFGEHKENAFATAGVDRLLVLEGHEFDGYSPEQRVQGLRAVDNQFNPRHWLLPDSRSGGGELGRRFAASLKERPATRVWQIKGDECIGRAGAGQEDLARPLARLILAAVECAEPVSETRHEVLPVELSTALARSLPRIEDLGAVAVDPAAIPMAEAEFIFSGGNGVKDWTLFHQTAAALGATEGASRVAVDDGFMARDRQVGASGTWVTARVYVAVGISGAIQHLQGIGACDKVVAINLDPGCDMIKRADLSVIGESNAILQALIDAVEAYRNGAKRDAA, from the coding sequence ATGAGCGACATTATCCGCCGCGACCCACGGGCCGAATGGATCGCCCGCAACCGTCTGCACCCGCTGCACGCGGCGATGCAGCCGGTGCAACACAGTTGGATGGGGCCTAACGGCGTCATCCGCAAGAACGTCCACGGTGTTGGTTTTATCGGTCCCAACGGCATCAAGCGTATCGACCGCAGCGGCGCCCAGCAGGGCGGTGCGGCCAAGCGTACGGCAGCGGTGGAAGTGCAGTTGCCACTGCATCAGGTGCCGGCGCCGGCGTTCTACATCAACGTGGTGCCGGACATGGTCGGCGGTCGCCTGAGCAGCCACGACCGCGACCTGCTGGGCCTGGCGCGGCAACTCGCTGGCAGCGATGGCGCGGTGTTGGCGGTGGTGTTTGGCGAGCACAAGGAAAATGCGTTTGCCACGGCGGGCGTCGACCGCCTGCTGGTGCTGGAAGGTCACGAATTCGACGGTTATTCACCGGAGCAACGGGTGCAAGGTTTGCGCGCTGTGGATAACCAGTTCAACCCGCGCCACTGGTTGCTGCCGGACAGCCGCAGCGGTGGTGGCGAACTGGGCCGACGCTTTGCCGCCAGCCTCAAGGAACGCCCGGCCACGCGGGTCTGGCAGATCAAGGGCGACGAGTGCATCGGCCGCGCCGGGGCTGGCCAGGAAGACTTGGCCCGGCCGTTGGCGCGCCTGATCCTGGCGGCCGTGGAGTGCGCTGAACCGGTCAGCGAAACCCGGCATGAAGTGTTGCCCGTGGAGTTATCCACAGCCCTGGCGCGCAGCTTGCCGCGCATTGAAGATCTTGGCGCGGTGGCGGTTGACCCGGCGGCGATTCCCATGGCCGAGGCGGAATTCATTTTCTCCGGCGGCAATGGCGTGAAGGACTGGACGCTTTTCCACCAGACCGCCGCCGCATTGGGTGCCACCGAGGGCGCCTCGCGGGTGGCCGTGGACGACGGCTTTATGGCGCGTGATCGCCAGGTCGGCGCCAGCGGCACCTGGGTCACCGCGCGGGTGTATGTGGCCGTGGGTATTTCCGGGGCCATCCAGCACCTGCAAGGCATCGGTGCCTGCGACAAGGTGGTGGCGATCAACCTAGACCCCGGCTGCGACATGATCAAGCGGGCCGACCTCTCGGTCATTGGCGAAAGTAACGCGATACTGCAAGCCTTGATCGATGCGGTCGAGGCCTACCGCAACGGCGCCAAGCGCGATGCGGCTTAA
- the dgcB gene encoding dimethylglycine demethylation protein DgcB, which produces MLNTLLPILLFAALGLAVLGALRRVNMWRRGRASKVDLLGGLLAMPKRYVVDLHHVVARDKYIANTHVATALGFVLSALLAILVHGFGLHNRILGYALLLASVLMFVGATFVYLRRRNPPSRLSKGPWMRLPKSLMAFSVSFFLVTLPVAGILPADFGGWLLAALLSVGVLWGVSEMFFGMTWGGPMKHAFAGALHLAWHRRAERFGGGRSTGLKPLDLGDKTAPLGVEKPKDFTWNQLLGFDACVQCGKCEAACPAFAAGQPLNPKKLIQDMVVGLAGGTDAKFAGSPYPGKPVGEHSGNPHQPIVNGLVDAETLWSCTTCRACVEECPMMIEHVDAIVDMRRYLTLEKGATPNKGAEVLENLIATDNPGGFAPGGRLNWAADLNLPLLSEKGSAEVLFWVGDGAFDMRNQRTLRAFVKVLKAANVDFAVLGLEERDSGDVARRLGDEATFQLLATRNIQTLAKYSFKRIVTCDPHSFHVLKNEYGAFNGNYLVQHHSTFMAELIGEGALNLGQHKGNSVTYHDPCYLGRYNGEYEAPRQVLRALGIEVKEMQRSGFRSRCCGGGGGAPITDIPGKQRIPDMRMEDIRETGAELVAVGCPQCTAMLEGVVEPRPLIKDIAELVADALLEDAAPATSPTKRPVQQKSAEVH; this is translated from the coding sequence ATGTTGAACACCTTGCTTCCCATTTTATTATTCGCAGCCCTTGGCCTTGCCGTCCTCGGCGCCCTGCGCCGGGTGAACATGTGGCGCCGTGGCCGCGCCTCCAAAGTCGACCTGCTCGGTGGCCTGCTGGCCATGCCCAAGCGCTACGTGGTCGACTTACACCACGTGGTTGCCCGCGACAAATACATCGCCAACACCCACGTCGCCACGGCGTTGGGCTTTGTGCTGTCAGCGCTGCTGGCGATTCTGGTGCACGGTTTCGGCCTGCATAACCGCATCCTCGGCTATGCCCTGCTGTTGGCCTCGGTGCTGATGTTTGTCGGCGCCACGTTTGTCTATCTGCGCCGCCGTAACCCGCCGTCACGCCTGTCGAAAGGCCCTTGGATGCGCCTGCCGAAAAGCCTGATGGCGTTTTCGGTGAGCTTTTTCCTGGTGACGCTGCCGGTGGCCGGGATCCTGCCGGCCGACTTCGGCGGCTGGCTGTTGGCTGCGCTGCTCAGTGTGGGCGTGCTGTGGGGCGTGTCGGAAATGTTTTTCGGCATGACATGGGGCGGCCCGATGAAGCACGCCTTCGCCGGTGCCCTGCACCTGGCCTGGCACCGCCGCGCCGAGCGCTTTGGCGGTGGCCGTTCCACCGGTTTGAAGCCGCTGGACCTCGGCGATAAAACCGCGCCGCTGGGCGTGGAAAAACCCAAGGATTTCACCTGGAACCAACTGCTCGGATTTGACGCCTGCGTGCAGTGCGGCAAGTGCGAAGCCGCGTGCCCGGCCTTCGCCGCCGGCCAGCCGCTGAACCCTAAAAAGCTGATCCAGGATATGGTGGTCGGCCTGGCTGGCGGCACTGATGCCAAGTTCGCCGGCAGCCCCTATCCAGGCAAACCGGTAGGCGAGCACAGCGGCAACCCGCACCAGCCCATCGTCAACGGCCTGGTGGACGCCGAAACCCTGTGGTCCTGCACCACCTGCCGCGCCTGCGTGGAGGAGTGCCCGATGATGATCGAGCACGTGGACGCCATCGTCGACATGCGCCGCTACCTCACCCTGGAAAAAGGCGCGACTCCGAACAAGGGCGCCGAAGTCCTCGAGAACCTGATCGCCACCGATAACCCGGGCGGCTTTGCACCGGGCGGTCGCCTGAACTGGGCGGCGGATCTGAACCTGCCGCTGCTCAGCGAAAAGGGCAGCGCCGAGGTACTGTTCTGGGTTGGCGACGGTGCCTTCGACATGCGCAACCAACGTACCCTGCGAGCGTTCGTCAAAGTACTCAAAGCGGCCAACGTCGACTTTGCCGTGCTTGGCCTGGAAGAACGCGACAGCGGCGACGTGGCGCGGCGCCTGGGTGATGAAGCGACCTTCCAGTTGCTGGCCACGCGCAATATCCAGACCCTGGCCAAGTACAGCTTCAAGCGCATCGTTACCTGCGACCCGCACAGTTTCCATGTGCTGAAAAACGAGTACGGCGCCTTTAACGGCAACTACCTCGTGCAACACCACAGTACGTTCATGGCCGAGTTGATCGGCGAGGGCGCGTTGAACCTGGGCCAACACAAAGGCAACAGCGTGACCTACCACGACCCATGCTACCTGGGCCGCTACAACGGCGAGTACGAGGCGCCGCGCCAAGTGCTGCGGGCGTTGGGCATTGAGGTCAAAGAGATGCAACGTTCGGGCTTCCGTTCACGCTGCTGCGGTGGCGGCGGCGGTGCGCCGATCACCGACATTCCCGGCAAGCAACGGATTCCGGACATGCGCATGGAAGACATCCGCGAAACCGGCGCCGAGCTGGTGGCTGTGGGCTGCCCGCAGTGCACGGCAATGCTCGAAGGTGTAGTCGAGCCGCGCCCATTGATCAAGGACATCGCCGAATTGGTGGCCGACGCTTTATTGGAAGACGCCGCGCCTGCCACTTCGCCGACTAAACGCCCTGTCCAACAAAAGTCTGCGGAGGTGCATTGA
- the dgcA gene encoding dimethylglycine demethylation protein DgcA — protein sequence MAFEAMFAPIQIGKLTIRNRVLSTAHAEVYATDGGMTTDRYVKYYEEKAKGGIGLAICGGSSVVAIDSPQEWWSSVNLSTDRIIPHFQNLADAMHKHGAKIMIQITHMGRRSRWDGFNWPTLMSPSGVREPVHRATCKTIEPEEIWRVIGNYAQAARRAKAGGLDGVELSAVHQHMIDQFWSPRVNKRTDEWGGTFEGRMKFGLEVLKAVRAEVGDDFCVGMRLCGDEFHPDGLSHEDMKQIAKYYDDTGMLDFIGVVGSGCDTHNTLANVIPNMSYPPEPFLHLAAGIKEVVKVPVLHAQNIKDPNQATRILEGGYVDMVGMTRAHIADPHLIAKIKMGQIDQIKQCVGANYCIDRQYQGLDVLCIQNAATSREYMGVPHIIEKSTGPKRKVVVVGAGPAGMEAARVAAERGHDVTLLEKKEFIGGQITTASKAPQRDQIAGITRWFQLELARLKVDLRLGVAADAETILDLRPDVVVLAVGGHPFIEQNEHWGAAEGLVVSSWDVLDGKVAPGKNVLVYDTICEFTGMSVADFLADKGCQVEIVTDDIKPGVAIGGTSFPTYYRSMYPKEVIMTGDMMLEKVYREGDKLVAVLENEYTGAKEERVVDQVVVENGVRPDEALYYGLKDGSRNKGQIDVEALFAIQPQPCLSEAGEGYLLFRIGDCVAQRNTHAAIYDALRLCKDF from the coding sequence ATGGCTTTCGAAGCAATGTTTGCGCCGATTCAAATCGGCAAACTGACCATCCGCAACCGCGTGCTCAGTACCGCCCACGCCGAGGTGTATGCCACCGACGGCGGGATGACGACTGACCGCTATGTGAAATATTACGAAGAGAAAGCCAAGGGCGGCATCGGCCTGGCGATCTGCGGTGGCTCCTCAGTGGTGGCCATCGACAGCCCGCAGGAGTGGTGGAGCTCGGTCAATCTGTCCACCGACCGCATCATCCCGCACTTCCAGAACCTGGCTGACGCCATGCACAAGCATGGCGCCAAGATCATGATCCAGATTACCCACATGGGCCGTCGCTCGCGTTGGGACGGTTTTAACTGGCCGACCCTGATGTCGCCGTCCGGCGTGCGTGAGCCGGTGCACCGCGCTACCTGCAAGACCATCGAACCGGAAGAAATCTGGCGCGTGATCGGCAACTACGCCCAGGCCGCGCGTCGTGCCAAGGCCGGTGGCCTCGACGGCGTGGAACTGTCCGCCGTGCACCAGCACATGATCGACCAGTTCTGGAGCCCACGGGTCAACAAACGTACCGACGAATGGGGTGGCACCTTTGAAGGGCGCATGAAGTTCGGCCTGGAAGTCCTGAAAGCCGTGCGTGCCGAGGTCGGTGACGACTTCTGCGTGGGCATGCGCCTGTGCGGTGACGAGTTCCACCCGGACGGCTTGTCCCATGAGGACATGAAGCAGATCGCCAAGTATTACGACGACACCGGCATGCTTGATTTTATCGGCGTAGTGGGTTCGGGGTGCGACACCCACAACACCCTGGCCAACGTTATCCCCAACATGAGTTATCCACCGGAGCCGTTCCTGCACTTGGCCGCCGGGATCAAGGAAGTGGTCAAGGTCCCGGTGCTGCACGCGCAGAACATCAAGGACCCGAACCAGGCCACGCGCATCCTCGAAGGCGGTTATGTGGACATGGTCGGCATGACCCGTGCGCACATCGCCGACCCGCACCTGATCGCCAAGATCAAGATGGGCCAGATCGACCAGATCAAGCAGTGCGTCGGCGCCAACTACTGCATCGACCGCCAGTACCAGGGCCTGGATGTGCTGTGCATCCAGAACGCCGCGACCTCCCGTGAATACATGGGCGTGCCGCACATCATCGAGAAGTCCACCGGGCCCAAGCGCAAAGTCGTGGTCGTGGGTGCCGGCCCGGCAGGGATGGAAGCCGCGCGCGTCGCCGCTGAACGTGGCCACGATGTGACCCTGTTGGAAAAGAAAGAATTTATCGGCGGGCAGATCACTACCGCCTCGAAAGCGCCGCAACGTGACCAGATCGCCGGTATCACCCGCTGGTTCCAGCTGGAGTTGGCACGCTTGAAAGTCGACTTGCGCCTGGGCGTGGCCGCTGATGCCGAGACCATCCTCGACCTGCGCCCGGACGTGGTGGTGCTGGCGGTGGGCGGGCATCCGTTTATCGAACAGAACGAACACTGGGGCGCCGCCGAAGGCTTGGTAGTGAGTAGCTGGGACGTGCTCGACGGCAAGGTTGCGCCGGGCAAGAACGTGCTGGTGTACGACACCATTTGCGAATTCACCGGCATGTCGGTGGCGGATTTCCTGGCGGACAAAGGCTGCCAGGTCGAGATCGTCACTGACGATATCAAGCCCGGTGTGGCCATCGGCGGTACGTCATTCCCGACCTACTACCGCAGCATGTACCCCAAGGAAGTGATCATGACCGGCGACATGATGCTGGAAAAGGTCTACCGCGAAGGCGACAAGCTGGTGGCGGTGCTGGAGAACGAATACACCGGTGCCAAAGAGGAGCGGGTGGTGGACCAGGTGGTGGTGGAAAACGGCGTGCGTCCGGATGAAGCCCTTTACTACGGGCTCAAGGACGGATCGCGCAACAAGGGCCAGATCGACGTTGAAGCCTTGTTCGCGATCCAGCCGCAGCCGTGCCTGAGCGAGGCGGGCGAGGGCTACTTGCTGTTCCGCATTGGTGATTGTGTGGCGCAGCGAAATACCCACGCTGCGATCTACGACGCCCTGCGCCTGTGCAAGGATTTCTGA
- a CDS encoding DUF5943 domain-containing protein — MAKIAPQLPIEVDSETGVWTSDALPMLYVPRHFFVNNHMGIEEVLGADAYADILYKAGYKSAWHWCEKEAECHGLEGVAVFEHYMKRLSQRGWGLFKIQDIDLDKGTASVTLEHSAFVYVYGKVGRKVDYMFTGWFAGAMDQILQARGSQIRTVAEQVYGGSEEGHDDGLFTVKPL; from the coding sequence ATGGCCAAGATCGCCCCGCAATTGCCTATCGAAGTCGACAGCGAAACCGGTGTCTGGACCTCCGACGCCCTGCCGATGCTGTACGTGCCACGCCATTTCTTCGTCAACAACCACATGGGTATCGAAGAAGTCCTCGGCGCTGACGCCTACGCCGACATCCTTTACAAAGCCGGCTACAAGTCCGCCTGGCACTGGTGTGAAAAAGAAGCCGAATGCCACGGCCTGGAAGGCGTCGCAGTGTTCGAACACTACATGAAGCGCCTGTCGCAGCGTGGCTGGGGCCTGTTCAAGATCCAGGACATCGACCTCGACAAAGGCACTGCCAGCGTCACGCTTGAACACTCGGCGTTTGTCTACGTGTACGGCAAGGTCGGGCGCAAGGTCGACTACATGTTCACCGGCTGGTTTGCCGGTGCCATGGACCAGATTCTGCAGGCGCGTGGCAGCCAAATCCGTACCGTCGCCGAACAAGTCTACGGAGGCTCCGAAGAGGGCCACGATGACGGCCTGTTCACCGTCAAGCCGTTGTAA
- a CDS encoding dipeptidase, with product MSPAELHADSIVIDGLIIAKWNRDLFEDMRKGGLTAANCTVSVWEGFQATINNIVASQTLIRENSDLVIPVKTTADIRKAKEQGKTGIIFGFQNAHAFEDQLGYVEIFKQLGVGVVQMCYNTQNLVGTGCYERDGGLSGFGREIVAEMNRVGIMCDLSHVGSKTSEEVILESKKPVCYSHCLPSGLKEHPRNKSDEELKFIADHGGFVGVTMFAPFLAKGIDSTIDDYAEAIEYTMNIVGEDAIGIGTDFTQGHGQDFFEMLTHDKGYARRLTSFGKIINPLGIRTVGEFPNLTETLLKRGHPERVVRKIMGENWVNVLKDVWGE from the coding sequence ATGAGCCCAGCCGAATTGCACGCCGACAGCATCGTTATCGACGGGTTGATTATTGCCAAGTGGAACCGCGACCTGTTCGAGGACATGCGCAAAGGTGGCCTCACCGCTGCCAACTGCACGGTGTCGGTGTGGGAAGGCTTCCAGGCCACCATTAACAACATCGTGGCCAGCCAGACCCTGATCCGTGAGAACAGCGACCTGGTGATACCGGTGAAAACCACCGCCGATATCCGCAAAGCCAAGGAGCAGGGCAAGACCGGCATCATCTTCGGCTTCCAGAACGCCCATGCCTTTGAAGACCAGCTTGGCTATGTGGAAATCTTCAAGCAGCTCGGCGTCGGCGTAGTGCAGATGTGCTACAACACCCAGAACCTGGTGGGCACCGGTTGCTACGAGCGCGATGGCGGCCTGTCGGGCTTTGGTCGCGAAATCGTGGCCGAGATGAACCGCGTCGGGATCATGTGCGACCTGTCCCACGTGGGCTCCAAGACCAGCGAAGAAGTCATCCTCGAATCGAAAAAGCCGGTGTGCTACTCCCACTGCCTGCCGTCGGGCCTTAAAGAGCACCCGCGCAACAAGTCCGATGAAGAACTCAAGTTCATTGCCGACCACGGTGGTTTTGTCGGCGTGACCATGTTCGCGCCATTCCTGGCCAAGGGCATCGATTCGACCATCGACGATTACGCCGAAGCCATCGAATACACCATGAACATCGTCGGCGAAGACGCCATCGGCATCGGCACCGACTTCACCCAGGGCCATGGCCAGGATTTCTTCGAAATGCTGACCCATGACAAGGGTTACGCGCGCCGCCTGACCAGCTTCGGCAAGATCATCAACCCGCTGGGCATCCGCACTGTGGGCGAGTTTCCCAACCTCACCGAGACCCTGCTCAAGCGCGGTCACCCTGAGCGTGTGGTGCGCAAGATCATGGGTGAGAACTGGGTCAACGTCCTCAAGGACGTCTGGGGCGAATAA